A stretch of the Malus sylvestris chromosome 10, drMalSylv7.2, whole genome shotgun sequence genome encodes the following:
- the LOC126586499 gene encoding tonoplast dicarboxylate transporter-like isoform X2, with product MKGLFKSKPRTPADIVRQTRDLLVYAQRAPDPRESKREKKDGTVASRNMLAVLAWVFARWLTEAVPMPVTSMSPLFLFPLFGIASADDVAHSYMNDVIALGSWKLYFGSRR from the exons ATGAAGGGATTATTCAAGTCCAAGCCCCGAACCCCCGCCGACATCGTTCGTCAGACCCGGGATTTACTTGTCTATGCCCAGCGCGCTCCCGATCCTCGCGAAAGCAAACGCGAGAAAAAAG ATGGCACCGTCGCTAGCCGGAATATGTTGGCAGTGCTTGCCTGGGTCTTTGCTAGGTGGCTCACGGAGGCCGTGCCGATGCCAGTTACCTCAATGtcccctctcttcctcttcccgcTCTTCGGAATTGCCTCTGCAGATGATGTTGCCCACTCTTACATGAACGATGTTATTGCCCTTGGTTCTTGGAAGCTTTATTTTGGCTCTCGCCGTTGA
- the LOC126586500 gene encoding cysteine proteinase inhibitor 1-like has translation MRPHCLLILALVLLPPVAAAADRRGLITGGWQPIKNMSDPHVKEIAEFAVSEYTKQAQGQNKLVFESVVRGDSQVVAGINYRLVISAKNESVVDPAADDYEGIVWEKAWEYFRQLISFHQL, from the coding sequence ATGCGCCCTCACTGCCTCCTCATCCTCGCCCTCGTCCTCCTTCCTCCGGTGGCCGCTGCCGCGGACCGACGGGGTCTTATAACCGGCGGTTGGCAGCCCATAAAGAACATGAGCGACCCCCATGTGAAAGAGATCGCAGAGTTCGCGGTGTCGGAGTACACCAAGCAAGCCCAAGGCCAGAACAAGTTGGTGTTTGAGAGCGTCGTCCGGGGCGACAGTCAGGTGGTGGCGGGCATCAACTACCGGCTTGTCATTTCCGCAAAAAACGAGTCGGTGGTTGACCCCGCTGCTGACGATTATGAGGGTATTGTGTGGGAGAAGGCTTGGGAGTATTTCAGGCAATTGATCTCATTTCAtcaattgtaa
- the LOC126586499 gene encoding tonoplast dicarboxylate transporter-like isoform X1 gives MKGLFKSKPRTPADIVRQTRDLLVYAQRAPDPRESKREKKGPLLSTVICLCVNLDGTVASRNMLAVLAWVFARWLTEAVPMPVTSMSPLFLFPLFGIASADDVAHSYMNDVIALGSWKLYFGSRR, from the exons ATGAAGGGATTATTCAAGTCCAAGCCCCGAACCCCCGCCGACATCGTTCGTCAGACCCGGGATTTACTTGTCTATGCCCAGCGCGCTCCCGATCCTCGCGAAAGCAAACGCGAGAAAAAAG GGCCTCTTTTGAGCACCGTTATTTGCCTCTGTGTCAACTTAGATGGCACCGTCGCTAGCCGGAATATGTTGGCAGTGCTTGCCTGGGTCTTTGCTAGGTGGCTCACGGAGGCCGTGCCGATGCCAGTTACCTCAATGtcccctctcttcctcttcccgcTCTTCGGAATTGCCTCTGCAGATGATGTTGCCCACTCTTACATGAACGATGTTATTGCCCTTGGTTCTTGGAAGCTTTATTTTGGCTCTCGCCGTTGA